In a genomic window of Mucilaginibacter sp. KACC 22063:
- a CDS encoding YoaK family protein, with translation MLRHTGAKRSFSHNLRLAILLCLNAGFINAAGFIAFSVLTTNVTGHAALLAVNLAEMNFRAARMVALWLVLFLSGAFASSWYIGRTGRDKPFAYTVPILVIITIVFLIALFGSYYRHTLQETEYFAGSLLFAMGMQNALVSVISGAVVRTTHLTGMFTDLGIDLSAAALQRRNLPVNLKRRIGLKIAIIASFLLGGMAGGIAFLHFRFHSLFVPVALLFIALTYDYLRIRVKRAIIHRQHKEH, from the coding sequence ATGTTAAGGCATACCGGTGCTAAAAGAAGCTTTTCACATAATTTACGCCTGGCAATATTACTTTGCCTTAATGCCGGTTTTATTAACGCTGCAGGTTTTATTGCCTTTAGCGTACTAACCACCAATGTAACCGGGCATGCCGCTTTACTTGCTGTAAATCTGGCCGAAATGAACTTTCGCGCGGCACGCATGGTGGCGCTATGGCTTGTGCTATTCCTGTCTGGAGCATTTGCATCAAGCTGGTACATAGGCCGTACTGGCCGCGATAAGCCTTTTGCTTATACTGTTCCTATTTTGGTAATTATTACCATTGTGTTCTTAATCGCCCTGTTTGGAAGTTACTACAGACACACCTTACAGGAGACCGAATATTTTGCAGGCAGTTTACTATTCGCAATGGGGATGCAGAATGCCCTGGTTTCAGTAATATCGGGCGCTGTCGTGCGTACCACCCATTTAACCGGAATGTTCACCGATTTGGGAATTGATCTTTCTGCGGCTGCACTGCAACGCAGAAATTTACCCGTAAACCTTAAGCGCCGCATAGGGTTAAAAATAGCCATTATTGCTTCTTTTCTTTTAGGCGGCATGGCTGGCGGCATTGCATTTCTGCATTTCAGATTTCATTCTTTATTTGTCCCTGTAGCTTTACTATTTATTGCGCTTACTTATGACTATCTAAGGATAAGGGTTAAACGGGCAATTATACATCGTCAGCATAAAGAGCATTAA
- a CDS encoding NPCBM/NEW2 domain-containing protein yields MSKNNTWLIAALIFSLYFFSTQCVFAQTVWLDQLDLSAATQGYGMPGKNKSVENKTLTIASKTFERGFGTHAESSLLIKLNGNATRFTALVGIDDEVTGHDPAVEFVVLGDKKKLWSSGIMHLKDSARFCSVPLTGVQTMELVVTDGGNGNYYDHADWTDAKFETSGKGNIAATNPISSEKYILTPKASPKPKINGPAVYGVRPGSPFQYLVPATGNRPMRFSSKGLPAGLKLDAQTGIITGKLPKAGTFNVILTASNKLGKAAKTLRIMCGDRIALTPAMGWNSWNCFANEVSADKIKRAADAMVKSGLINHGWTYINIDDFWQNNRDSKDPDLRGKFRDDRGNILPNKRFGEIKPLADFVHNKGLKIGIYSSPGPWTCGGCAGSYGHEEQDAKAYSEWGIDYLKYDWCSYGGVIDGMPENDPYKVASFSPTGGSNLQTAIKPYKLMGDYLRAQPRDIVFSLCQYGMSDVWKWGDSVNGQSWRTTGDITDTWNSVKSIALEQDKAAAWAKPGNWNDPDMLVIGNVGWGNPHPSKLKPDEQYLHFSLWCMFSAPLLIGCDMEKLDDFTLGLLTNDEVIALDQDPLGKQATCQDTVGDLRIYVKTLADGSKAVCFCNFGQEKVSIAYNGFSKLNIKGKQQVRDLWRQKNIAAIDTRTSKLHIEVPAHGVVLYKFYPGK; encoded by the coding sequence ATGTCGAAGAACAATACCTGGCTTATCGCCGCCCTGATTTTTAGTTTATATTTCTTTTCTACCCAATGTGTATTTGCGCAGACAGTATGGTTAGATCAGTTGGACCTGAGTGCGGCTACACAAGGCTATGGCATGCCCGGTAAAAACAAATCGGTTGAAAATAAGACCTTAACTATAGCAAGCAAAACATTTGAACGAGGGTTCGGTACCCATGCCGAAAGCTCGTTATTAATCAAACTTAATGGCAATGCAACCCGTTTTACTGCCCTCGTTGGTATTGACGATGAAGTGACCGGCCATGATCCGGCGGTTGAGTTTGTAGTTTTAGGCGACAAGAAAAAACTATGGTCTAGCGGCATTATGCATTTAAAAGACAGCGCCCGCTTTTGTTCTGTTCCATTAACAGGTGTGCAGACCATGGAGCTGGTAGTTACCGACGGCGGAAACGGCAATTATTACGACCATGCCGACTGGACAGATGCCAAGTTTGAAACCAGTGGCAAAGGCAACATCGCCGCTACTAACCCAATATCAAGCGAGAAATATATCCTTACACCTAAAGCTTCGCCAAAACCTAAAATCAATGGTCCCGCTGTATATGGCGTTAGGCCAGGTTCACCGTTTCAATACCTGGTACCTGCTACAGGCAACCGCCCAATGCGTTTTTCTTCAAAAGGTTTACCTGCCGGCTTAAAGCTTGATGCCCAAACAGGCATCATCACCGGTAAACTTCCAAAAGCAGGCACATTTAATGTCATATTAACAGCAAGCAACAAATTAGGAAAAGCTGCAAAAACTTTACGCATTATGTGCGGTGACAGAATTGCACTAACGCCTGCAATGGGCTGGAACAGTTGGAATTGTTTTGCCAATGAGGTGTCTGCCGATAAAATTAAACGCGCTGCTGATGCGATGGTTAAAAGCGGACTAATTAATCACGGTTGGACATATATTAACATTGACGATTTCTGGCAAAACAACCGAGATTCAAAAGATCCTGATCTGCGAGGTAAATTTCGCGATGATCGGGGCAATATTTTACCTAATAAACGTTTCGGAGAGATAAAACCGCTTGCCGATTTTGTACATAATAAAGGGCTAAAGATCGGCATTTATTCGAGCCCCGGCCCGTGGACCTGCGGTGGTTGTGCAGGAAGCTATGGCCACGAAGAGCAGGATGCCAAAGCCTATTCCGAATGGGGTATTGATTATTTAAAATATGACTGGTGTAGCTATGGTGGAGTTATAGATGGCATGCCAGAAAACGATCCTTACAAGGTTGCATCGTTTTCTCCTACAGGCGGTAGTAATTTACAAACAGCTATTAAACCTTATAAATTAATGGGCGATTATCTGCGCGCTCAGCCTCGCGATATTGTGTTTAGCCTGTGCCAGTACGGCATGTCGGACGTATGGAAATGGGGCGACTCTGTAAATGGGCAGAGCTGGCGTACCACTGGCGATATTACCGACACCTGGAACAGTGTAAAAAGTATTGCGCTGGAACAGGATAAAGCAGCAGCCTGGGCAAAACCGGGTAACTGGAACGACCCTGACATGCTGGTTATAGGCAATGTAGGTTGGGGAAACCCGCACCCAAGCAAACTTAAACCTGATGAGCAATATCTCCATTTCAGTTTATGGTGCATGTTTTCTGCCCCATTGCTTATTGGCTGCGATATGGAAAAACTGGACGATTTCACTTTAGGTCTGCTTACCAATGATGAAGTAATTGCCTTAGATCAGGATCCGTTGGGCAAACAGGCTACCTGCCAGGATACGGTAGGTGATCTGCGCATTTATGTTAAAACCCTTGCAGACGGAAGCAAAGCAGTATGTTTTTGCAACTTCGGACAGGAAAAAGTAAGTATCGCTTATAACGGCTTTAGCAAACTAAATATTAAAGGCAAGCAGCAGGTACGCGACCTGTGGAGGCAAAAGAACATTGCAGCTATTGATACCAGAACCAGCAAACTACATATAGAAGTTCCGGCACACGGTGTGGTTTTGTATAAGTTTTATCCGGGTAAGTAA
- a CDS encoding GIY-YIG nuclease family protein — MFTVYVLHSPAYDKIYVGYTSDLNNRMLSHNELATKGYTIKYRPWNLIYIEEFSTKTEALIREKQLKSSKGRAFIREMTNSELHKRA; from the coding sequence ATGTTTACAGTTTACGTTTTGCACTCACCTGCTTACGACAAGATTTACGTCGGCTATACATCAGATTTAAATAACAGGATGCTATCGCATAATGAACTTGCTACTAAAGGATATACCATAAAGTACCGGCCTTGGAACTTAATTTATATTGAAGAATTTTCAACCAAGACTGAGGCCTTGATAAGAGAAAAGCAGTTAAAATCATCAAAAGGCAGGGCATTTATCCGGGAGATGACAAACTCAGAATTACACAAAAGAGCGTAG